One Paracoccaceae bacterium genomic region harbors:
- a CDS encoding DUF4189 domain-containing protein → MRKVAVLAMMLAAGPAVAEPLGGDAARKALIPDKGVSVEIIRHKALPDAQAQVLATVAKGQAHYGAVAFSPDDGLMSEATVAAVDYHSTEAAAAAAAADCDARRKGRAKCVIVALIRPAAWEPRPVQMSAAAAAAFRKDYGRSGPRALALSAATGQFALAQGAEAQARALAECNVKGKGDCSVVVAD, encoded by the coding sequence ATGCGCAAGGTGGCGGTTCTGGCGATGATGCTTGCGGCGGGGCCGGCGGTGGCCGAACCGCTGGGCGGCGATGCGGCGCGCAAGGCGCTGATCCCGGACAAGGGCGTCTCGGTCGAGATCATCCGCCACAAGGCGCTGCCTGATGCGCAGGCGCAGGTTCTGGCGACGGTTGCCAAGGGGCAGGCGCATTACGGTGCCGTGGCCTTTTCGCCGGACGACGGGCTGATGTCGGAGGCGACGGTGGCGGCGGTGGACTATCACAGCACCGAGGCGGCCGCTGCGGCGGCGGCGGCCGATTGCGACGCGCGCCGGAAGGGGCGGGCGAAATGCGTGATCGTCGCGCTGATCCGTCCCGCGGCGTGGGAACCGCGCCCGGTGCAGATGTCGGCGGCGGCGGCGGCGGCGTTCCGCAAGGACTATGGCCGCAGCGGGCCGCGCGCGCTGGCGCTGTCGGCGGCGACGGGGCAGTTCGCGCTGGCACAGGGCGCCGAGGCGCAGGCCCGCGCGCTGGCCGAATGCAACGTGAAGGGCAAGGGCGATTGCAGCGTGGTGGTGGCCGACTGA
- the hemA gene encoding 5-aminolevulinate synthase, with protein sequence MNPEAALDAALKRLHDEGRYRTFIDIERRQGDFPRAVWRRPDGTTRDITVWCGNDYLGMGQHPEVLAAMHGALDRSGAGSGGTRNISGTTVFHKALEAELADLHGKEAALVFSSAYVANDATLSTLPRLFPGLIIYSDALNHASMIEGIRRNGGARRVFRHNDAAHLRELMAADDPAAPKLVAFESIYSMDGDFGPIAAICDAADAFGALTYIDEVHAVGMYGPRGGGVTERDGLAHRIDIVNGTLAKAYGVFGGYIAASAKMVDAIRSYAPGFIFTTSLPPVVAAGAATSVRVLKGAQALRDRHQAQARALKLRLRGLGLPIIDNGSHIVPVHVGDPIHCKMLSDMLLENHGIYVQPINYPTVPRGTERLRFTPSPLHDAGMIDDLVRAMDGLWRHCALNRAELAG encoded by the coding sequence ATGAACCCCGAAGCCGCCCTCGATGCCGCGCTGAAGCGTCTGCATGACGAGGGGCGCTATCGCACCTTCATCGACATCGAGCGGCGGCAGGGCGATTTTCCGCGCGCGGTCTGGCGCCGTCCCGACGGCACGACACGCGACATCACGGTATGGTGCGGCAACGACTATCTGGGCATGGGCCAGCATCCCGAGGTTCTGGCCGCGATGCATGGCGCGCTGGACCGGTCGGGCGCGGGGTCGGGCGGCACGCGCAACATCTCGGGCACCACGGTGTTCCACAAGGCGCTGGAGGCCGAGCTTGCCGACCTGCACGGCAAGGAGGCGGCGCTGGTGTTCAGCTCGGCCTATGTCGCCAACGATGCCACGCTGTCGACGCTGCCCCGGCTGTTTCCGGGGCTGATCATCTATTCCGACGCGCTGAACCATGCCTCGATGATCGAGGGGATCCGGCGGAACGGCGGGGCGCGGCGGGTGTTCCGGCACAACGACGCGGCGCATCTGCGGGAGCTGATGGCGGCGGACGACCCTGCGGCGCCCAAGCTGGTGGCCTTCGAGAGCATCTATTCGATGGACGGCGATTTCGGGCCGATCGCGGCGATCTGCGACGCGGCGGACGCCTTCGGCGCGCTGACCTACATCGACGAGGTGCATGCGGTGGGCATGTACGGCCCGCGCGGCGGCGGGGTGACCGAGCGCGACGGGCTGGCGCACCGGATCGACATCGTGAACGGCACGCTGGCCAAGGCCTATGGCGTGTTCGGCGGGTACATTGCTGCAAGTGCGAAGATGGTCGACGCGATCCGCAGCTATGCCCCCGGGTTCATCTTCACCACCTCGCTGCCGCCGGTCGTGGCGGCGGGTGCGGCGACCTCGGTGCGGGTGCTGAAGGGGGCGCAGGCGCTGCGCGACCGTCACCAGGCGCAGGCCCGCGCGCTGAAGCTGCGGCTGCGGGGGCTGGGCCTGCCGATCATCGACAACGGGTCGCATATTGTGCCGGTGCATGTGGGCGACCCCATCCATTGCAAGATGCTGAGCGACATGCTGCTGGAGAACCACGGCATCTATGTGCAGCCGATCAACTATCCGACGGTGCCGCGCGGCACCGAGCGGCTGCGGTTCACGCCCTCGCCGCTGCATGACGCGGGCATGATCGACGATCTGGTGCGCGCCATGGACGGGCTGTGGCGGCATTGTGCGCTGAATCGTGCCGAACTGGCGGGGTGA
- a CDS encoding LysR family transcriptional regulator encodes MDSDLDLAALRAFRAVLREGSFSGAALSLRVPKSTLSKRVADLETHLGVRLIERTTRHLRVTQEGEVLAARADRLLGEADDIRRALGEASGQPRGHLRLAMPPVVGNLLMGRIAAEFRRAHPEVTLEIHFLDRAPDLLEEGFDGCLRLGPMEDSAQVARLMLHGQAVLAAHPDLPGLSAIRHPGDLTDHPLIGLAAPWPGGWPLVRGDEMIEVPARPALRLGSHLAIRDAVLAGGGIAALPRIIARPEIAAGRLVQVLPGWTTPRKGIYFVYPSAQSVTARLRAFIDFLVPRLKDDD; translated from the coding sequence ATGGATAGTGATCTTGATCTCGCCGCCCTTCGCGCCTTTCGTGCCGTGCTGCGCGAGGGCAGCTTTTCCGGCGCCGCCCTGTCGCTGCGGGTGCCGAAATCGACCCTGTCCAAACGTGTGGCCGATCTCGAAACGCATCTGGGCGTGCGGCTGATCGAACGCACGACCCGGCACCTGCGCGTGACGCAGGAGGGCGAGGTTCTTGCCGCCCGCGCCGACCGCCTGCTGGGCGAGGCCGACGACATCCGCCGCGCCCTGGGCGAGGCCAGCGGCCAGCCGCGCGGCCACCTGCGGCTGGCCATGCCGCCGGTGGTGGGCAACCTGCTGATGGGCCGGATCGCTGCCGAGTTCCGCCGCGCCCATCCCGAGGTGACGCTGGAAATCCACTTCCTCGACCGTGCGCCCGACCTGCTCGAGGAAGGGTTCGACGGCTGCCTGCGGCTCGGCCCGATGGAGGACAGCGCGCAGGTGGCGCGGCTGATGCTGCACGGCCAGGCGGTGCTGGCCGCGCATCCCGACCTGCCCGGCCTGTCCGCCATCCGCCACCCCGGGGATCTGACCGACCATCCCCTGATCGGGCTGGCGGCGCCCTGGCCCGGCGGCTGGCCCCTGGTGCGGGGCGACGAGATGATCGAGGTTCCCGCCCGGCCCGCGCTGCGCCTCGGCTCGCACCTGGCGATCCGCGACGCGGTGCTGGCCGGTGGCGGCATCGCCGCCCTGCCCCGCATCATCGCGCGCCCCGAGATCGCGGCGGGCCGCCTGGTGCAGGTGCTGCCTGGCTGGACGACCCCGCGCAAGGGCATCTATTTCGTCTATCCCTCGGCCCAGTCGGTCACCGCGCGGCTGCGCGCCTTCATCGACTTTCTGGTGCCCCGCCTGAAGGATGACGACTGA
- a CDS encoding DUF4115 domain-containing protein, with product MRGERATMGKSLLDVQRDLKIKATYIAAIENADVSAFETPGFIAGYVRSYARYLGMDPDESFARFCAEANFTLAHGMSAAASSPASALARERRASPGRDPFADPATAFVPRRESVLARVEPGAIGSVAVLVALISALGYGGWSVLQEVQRVQLAPVDQAPQVVADIDPLGNVPGAPPLVRSAPEGGADAVVGATPAGLAQGASPSGIDRLYRPEALDLPVMVSRDGPIAAIDPRREVDAIAAAVDEALTAEDTAQAPVQVLAAAAPGVELLAVRPSWVRVQSADGTVLFEKILDAGERYAVPVMEQPPLLRAGNSGSLYFSVNGQAYGPAAPGAQVVRNVVLSPEALTEAYALADLSRDADLSRYVTTVAEAAAD from the coding sequence ATGCGCGGCGAGCGCGCGACCATGGGTAAATCCCTGCTGGACGTTCAGCGCGACCTGAAGATCAAGGCCACCTACATCGCCGCGATCGAGAATGCCGATGTGTCGGCCTTCGAGACGCCGGGCTTCATCGCCGGCTATGTGCGCTCCTACGCGCGCTATCTGGGCATGGACCCCGACGAGTCCTTCGCCCGGTTCTGCGCCGAGGCGAATTTCACCCTGGCGCACGGGATGTCGGCGGCCGCGTCCTCGCCCGCCAGCGCGCTGGCGCGCGAACGCCGCGCCTCGCCCGGGCGCGATCCCTTCGCCGATCCGGCGACCGCCTTCGTGCCGCGCCGCGAGAGCGTGCTGGCGCGGGTCGAGCCGGGCGCCATCGGATCGGTGGCGGTTCTGGTCGCGCTGATCTCGGCGCTTGGCTATGGCGGCTGGTCGGTTCTTCAGGAAGTGCAGCGCGTGCAGCTTGCCCCGGTCGATCAGGCGCCGCAGGTGGTGGCCGATATCGACCCGCTGGGCAATGTTCCCGGCGCCCCCCCGCTGGTCCGGTCTGCGCCCGAGGGGGGCGCGGATGCGGTTGTCGGCGCGACACCCGCCGGTCTGGCGCAGGGCGCCAGCCCCAGCGGCATCGACCGGCTGTATCGCCCCGAAGCGCTGGATCTGCCCGTGATGGTGTCGCGCGACGGCCCCATCGCCGCGATCGACCCGCGCCGGGAGGTCGACGCCATCGCCGCTGCCGTGGACGAGGCGCTGACCGCCGAGGATACGGCGCAGGCGCCGGTGCAGGTGCTGGCCGCCGCCGCGCCGGGGGTCGAGCTGCTGGCCGTCCGTCCGTCATGGGTGCGGGTGCAATCGGCCGACGGAACGGTACTGTTCGAGAAAATCCTCGATGCGGGCGAGCGTTACGCCGTGCCGGTGATGGAACAGCCGCCGCTCTTGCGTGCCGGCAATTCCGGTTCGCTGTATTTCTCGGTCAACGGGCAGGCCTATGGACCGGCGGCGCCCGGGGCGCAGGTGGTGCGCAACGTGGTGCTGTCGCCGGAGGCGCTGACCGAGGCCTATGCGCTGGCCGACCTGTCGCGCGATGCCGACCTGTCGCGCTATGTCACGACGGTTGCCGAGGCAGCCGCCGACTGA
- a CDS encoding M20/M25/M40 family metallo-hydrolase, translating into MPAPAATPALPPVLDAVDAALPQAIDRLMDLLRIPSISTDPAYAGDCARAADWLVADLRALGFTAAAHATPGHPMVVGHGGEGGPHLLFYGHYDVQPVDPLSLWHRDPFDPAIEDGPRGKVIRARGASDDKGQLMTFIEAMRAWKSVHGTLPCRITVFCEGEEESGSPSLIPFMREQAETLRADIALICDTGLFSDHAPAIVTMLRGLTGEEFTLRCATKDLHSGMYGGAALNPIRVLTRILGGMHDDRGHVTIPGFYDGVGELPETMRAQWQGLAFDHARFLGDVGLSEPAGETDRTPLEMLWSRPTAEINGIWGGYTGDGFKTVLPAEAHAKVSFRLVGDQDPHAVRAAFRAWVEAQLPRDARIEWQAHGASPAGRMAIDHPAFEAARAALTDEWGRPAAYVGCGGSIPIAGYFKSVLGMDAMLIGFGRDDDQIHSPNEKYDLECFHRGIRSWVRILDRLAG; encoded by the coding sequence ATGCCCGCCCCCGCCGCGACCCCCGCCCTGCCCCCGGTGCTCGACGCGGTCGATGCCGCCCTGCCGCAGGCGATCGACCGCCTGATGGACCTCCTGCGCATACCCTCGATCTCGACCGACCCGGCCTATGCCGGCGATTGCGCCCGCGCCGCCGACTGGCTGGTGGCCGACCTGCGCGCGCTGGGCTTCACCGCCGCGGCGCATGCAACGCCCGGGCATCCGATGGTCGTCGGGCACGGCGGCGAGGGTGGCCCGCACCTGCTGTTCTACGGCCACTACGACGTGCAGCCGGTCGATCCGCTGTCGCTCTGGCACCGCGATCCCTTCGACCCCGCGATCGAGGACGGGCCGCGCGGCAAGGTGATCCGCGCGCGCGGCGCGTCCGACGACAAGGGCCAGCTCATGACCTTCATCGAGGCGATGCGCGCATGGAAATCGGTGCATGGCACCCTGCCCTGCCGCATCACGGTGTTCTGCGAGGGCGAGGAGGAATCGGGGTCGCCCTCGCTCATCCCGTTCATGCGCGAACAGGCGGAAACCCTGCGCGCCGACATCGCCCTGATCTGCGATACCGGGCTTTTCTCCGATCATGCGCCCGCCATCGTGACCATGCTGCGCGGCCTGACGGGCGAGGAATTCACCCTGCGCTGCGCCACGAAGGATCTGCATTCGGGGATGTATGGCGGGGCGGCGCTGAACCCGATCCGCGTGCTGACCCGGATTCTCGGCGGCATGCATGACGACCGGGGGCACGTGACGATTCCGGGCTTCTACGACGGCGTGGGCGAACTGCCCGAGACGATGCGCGCCCAGTGGCAGGGGCTGGCCTTCGATCACGCGCGGTTCCTGGGTGATGTCGGGCTCAGCGAACCGGCGGGCGAAACCGACCGCACACCGCTCGAAATGCTCTGGTCGCGCCCCACAGCCGAAATCAACGGCATCTGGGGCGGCTATACCGGCGACGGCTTCAAGACCGTGCTTCCGGCCGAGGCGCATGCCAAGGTCAGCTTTCGCCTCGTCGGCGATCAGGATCCCCACGCCGTGCGCGCGGCCTTCCGCGCCTGGGTCGAGGCCCAGCTTCCCCGCGATGCCCGCATCGAATGGCAGGCGCATGGCGCCAGCCCCGCCGGCCGGATGGCGATCGACCATCCCGCGTTCGAGGCCGCCCGCGCGGCGCTGACCGACGAATGGGGCCGCCCCGCGGCCTATGTCGGCTGCGGCGGGTCGATCCCGATCGCGGGATATTTCAAGTCGGTCCTCGGCATGGACGCGATGCTGATCGGCTTCGGCCGCGACGACGACCAGATCCACAGCCCGAACGAGAAATACGATCTCGAATGCTTCCACAGGGGCATCCGGTCCTGGGTCCGCATCCTCGACCGGCTGGCGGGCTGA
- a CDS encoding thioredoxin domain-containing protein: MTPRLVTALALALCFPALAPAQTMTDAERTAFRAEVRAYLLENPEVLMEAIAVLEDRRNADAAASDRQMLSDNRAAIFEDPASWTGGNLEGDVTVVEFVDYRCGYCRRAHDEVAELIASDGNIRFVLKEFPILGEASVISSRFAIATLQIAGPDAYKRVHDELIALRGEPSPDTLSRLATDLGLDAPAILAHMESSEVTAVIAANRDLADRMEINGTPTFVIEGTMVRGYVPLDGMRQIVAEQRKG, translated from the coding sequence ATGACCCCTCGCCTTGTCACCGCGCTCGCGCTTGCGCTGTGTTTCCCCGCCCTGGCCCCGGCCCAGACGATGACGGATGCGGAACGCACCGCCTTCCGCGCCGAGGTGCGGGCCTACCTGCTGGAAAACCCCGAGGTGCTGATGGAGGCCATCGCGGTGCTGGAGGACCGGCGCAACGCCGATGCGGCGGCCTCCGACCGGCAGATGCTGTCGGACAACCGCGCCGCGATCTTCGAGGACCCGGCAAGCTGGACCGGCGGCAACCTTGAAGGTGACGTGACGGTGGTGGAATTCGTCGACTATCGCTGCGGCTATTGCCGCCGTGCCCATGACGAGGTTGCCGAACTGATCGCATCGGACGGCAATATCCGCTTCGTTCTCAAGGAATTCCCGATCCTCGGCGAGGCCTCGGTGATCTCGTCGCGCTTTGCCATCGCGACGCTGCAGATCGCGGGGCCCGATGCCTACAAGCGCGTCCATGACGAACTGATCGCGCTGCGCGGCGAACCCTCGCCCGACACGCTGTCCCGTCTGGCGACCGATCTCGGGCTCGATGCGCCCGCGATCCTTGCGCATATGGAATCGTCCGAGGTCACGGCGGTCATCGCCGCGAACCGCGACCTTGCCGACCGGATGGAAATCAACGGAACACCGACCTTCGTGATCGAGGGCACGATGGTCCGGGGCTATGTGCCGCTGGACGGCATGCGGCAGATCGTGGCCGAGCAGCGCAAGGGCTGA
- a CDS encoding M48 family metalloprotease — protein sequence MRAGALALICWFLPLVAAAPPAQAQGIIRDAEIEHGLRELARPLAAQAGVSAGNLRVMLINDRSLNAFVADNQTIFIHAGLVLRVKTAAELQSVIAHELAHIANGHITRRGTAMGNARSAAMLGLILAAAAGAAGGGEAAAGVALGVAGSAQRMFLAHTRAEEASADQSGLRYMAAAGIDPQAAADLLELFRGQEALSAHRQDAYVRTHPLTRDRLRAVQAFVAGWKGTPRDDPNADYWFARAQAKLDAFTRNPSDVLRRAPARDTSDAATIRRAVAWHRQGKTDQALAEIGRLVERRPRDGFAMETRAQILLESRRFDAAARDWGRAAALAPNEPLILGGHGRALLAAGQTRAALPALERAAARDGADPRILRDLATAYAKADQPGMAALVSAERYALVGRLPDAGPLARRAAGMLAQGSPGWRRAQDIIRAAETAAKRSRTP from the coding sequence ATGCGCGCGGGGGCCCTTGCCCTGATCTGCTGGTTCCTGCCGCTGGTCGCGGCCGCCCCGCCGGCGCAGGCGCAGGGCATCATCCGCGATGCCGAGATCGAGCACGGTCTGCGCGAACTGGCCCGCCCGCTGGCCGCGCAGGCCGGCGTCAGCGCCGGAAACCTGCGGGTGATGCTGATCAACGACCGCAGCCTGAACGCCTTTGTCGCCGACAACCAGACGATCTTCATCCACGCGGGCCTTGTGCTGCGGGTCAAGACGGCGGCCGAACTGCAATCGGTCATCGCGCATGAACTGGCCCATATCGCGAACGGCCACATCACCCGTCGCGGCACCGCCATGGGCAACGCCCGGTCGGCGGCGATGCTGGGCCTGATCCTGGCCGCGGCCGCAGGCGCGGCGGGCGGCGGCGAGGCCGCGGCGGGCGTCGCGCTTGGCGTCGCGGGATCGGCGCAGCGGATGTTCCTGGCCCACACGCGCGCCGAAGAGGCATCCGCCGACCAGTCCGGCCTGCGCTACATGGCTGCGGCGGGCATCGACCCGCAGGCGGCGGCGGACCTGCTGGAACTGTTCCGCGGACAAGAGGCGCTGAGCGCGCACCGGCAGGATGCCTATGTCCGCACCCATCCGCTGACCCGCGACCGGCTGCGCGCGGTCCAGGCCTTCGTGGCAGGCTGGAAGGGCACGCCGCGGGACGATCCGAACGCGGATTACTGGTTCGCCCGCGCGCAGGCCAAGCTCGATGCCTTCACCCGCAATCCCTCGGACGTGCTGCGCCGGGCGCCCGCCCGCGACACCTCGGACGCGGCCACGATCCGCCGGGCGGTCGCATGGCACCGGCAGGGCAAGACCGATCAGGCGCTGGCCGAGATCGGCCGCCTGGTCGAGCGTCGGCCGCGCGACGGTTTTGCCATGGAAACGCGGGCCCAGATCCTGCTGGAATCCCGCCGCTTCGACGCGGCCGCACGCGACTGGGGCCGCGCCGCCGCGCTGGCGCCGAACGAGCCGCTGATCCTCGGCGGCCATGGCCGCGCCCTGCTGGCCGCAGGCCAGACCCGCGCCGCCCTGCCCGCCCTGGAACGCGCCGCCGCGCGTGACGGAGCCGATCCGCGCATCCTGCGCGATCTGGCCACCGCCTATGCCAAGGCCGACCAGCCCGGGATGGCCGCCCTCGTCAGCGCCGAACGCTATGCCCTGGTCGGCCGCCTGCCGGATGCCGGGCCGCTGGCCAGACGCGCCGCCGGGATGCTGGCGCAGGGTTCGCCGGGCTGGCGGCGGGCACAAGACATCATCAGGGCGGCCGAGACAGCCGCGAAACGGAGCAGAACCCCATGA
- the ispG gene encoding flavodoxin-dependent (E)-4-hydroxy-3-methylbut-2-enyl-diphosphate synthase: MTHNPIRPWRNIDRRPSRQIRVGKVLVGGGAPISVQTMTNTLTTDVAATIEQVQRCAVAGADIVRISTPDQDSTRALREIVAESPVPIVADIHFHYKRAIEAAEAGAACLRINPGNIGDAARVREVVKAAKDHGCSIRIGVNAGSLERHLLEKYGEPCPDAMVESGLDHIRLLQDNDFHEFKISVKASDVFLAAAAYQQLADATDAPIHLGITEAGGLVSGTVKSAIGLGNLLWMGIGDTIRVSLSADPVEEVKVGFEILKSLGLRHRGVTIISCPSCARQGFDVIKTVSALEERLAHVTTSLSLSIIGCVVNGPGEALMTDIGFTGGGAGKGMVYLAGRQAHTLGNDRMIDHIVELVERKAAEIEAAAAQAAE; this comes from the coding sequence ATGACGCACAATCCGATACGCCCCTGGCGGAACATCGACCGGCGTCCGTCGCGCCAGATCCGCGTCGGCAAGGTGCTGGTGGGCGGCGGCGCGCCGATCAGCGTGCAGACCATGACGAACACGCTGACCACCGATGTCGCCGCGACCATCGAGCAGGTGCAGCGCTGCGCGGTCGCGGGCGCCGACATCGTGCGCATCTCGACCCCCGATCAGGACAGCACCCGCGCCCTGCGCGAGATCGTGGCGGAAAGCCCGGTGCCGATCGTGGCCGACATCCATTTCCACTACAAGCGCGCGATCGAGGCCGCCGAGGCGGGTGCGGCCTGCCTGCGCATCAACCCGGGCAACATCGGCGATGCCGCCCGGGTGCGCGAGGTGGTGAAGGCCGCGAAGGACCACGGCTGCAGCATCCGCATCGGGGTGAACGCCGGAAGCCTGGAACGGCACCTGCTGGAGAAATACGGCGAACCCTGCCCCGATGCGATGGTCGAAAGCGGCCTGGATCACATCAGGCTGTTGCAGGACAACGATTTCCACGAATTCAAGATCAGCGTGAAGGCGTCGGACGTGTTCCTGGCCGCCGCCGCCTACCAGCAGCTTGCCGATGCGACCGATGCGCCGATCCACCTGGGGATCACCGAGGCGGGCGGGCTGGTCAGCGGCACCGTCAAATCGGCCATCGGCCTTGGCAACCTGCTGTGGATGGGGATCGGCGACACCATACGGGTCAGCCTGTCGGCCGATCCCGTGGAAGAGGTGAAGGTCGGCTTCGAGATCCTGAAGTCGCTGGGCCTGCGGCACCGGGGGGTGACGATCATCTCCTGCCCGTCCTGCGCGCGGCAGGGATTCGACGTGATCAAGACGGTTTCGGCGCTGGAGGAACGTCTGGCGCATGTGACGACCAGCCTGAGCCTGTCGATCATCGGGTGCGTGGTGAACGGCCCGGGCGAGGCGCTGATGACCGACATCGGGTTTACCGGTGGCGGCGCGGGGAAGGGCATGGTCTATCTGGCGGGCCGGCAGGCGCATACGCTGGGCAACGACCGGATGATCGACCACATCGTCGAACTGGTCGAGCGCAAGGCGGCCGAGATCGAGGCGGCCGCCGCGCAGGCGGCGGAATAG
- a CDS encoding MFS transporter: MQATGAGEAQPGWPVTAAVMGIAAMTIMANATIASSLPGLRAHYAEVPGIDTLAGLIVTLPSASIVLTAGLVGWLADRFDRQVLLAVAALFYAAGGMAGLWAESLTAILAGRIVLGIGVAGTMTLAMAWAADLWQGPARARFMGMQGAAISAGGIVFMLLGGAMALLHWRGAFAVYGLVLPVAAFALWALAPEARSIRTRRAAARAGGTVPQAGDGTFPWGAYLFVGPLAFLFMVAFYVTPTRLPFLLEDLGVSNTLAVGAIMAVLTLVSMPVALLYGHIRRHVSAFGVFAWSFALMGAALLAHSQATGWQGVLLGSVLAGLAMGPSMANYTTWFMARVPATQRGRAAGMLTTAFFLGQFASPLVSAPLVATFGLQGAFAVLGLGLVAIAGGVAAAGTMRRDPVAA; this comes from the coding sequence ATGCAGGCAACGGGTGCCGGCGAGGCGCAGCCGGGATGGCCGGTGACGGCGGCGGTGATGGGCATCGCCGCCATGACGATCATGGCGAACGCGACCATCGCGTCGTCGCTGCCCGGGCTGCGGGCCCATTATGCCGAGGTGCCCGGCATCGACACGCTGGCGGGCCTGATCGTGACGCTGCCGTCGGCGTCGATCGTGCTGACGGCCGGGCTGGTGGGGTGGCTCGCCGACCGGTTCGACCGGCAGGTGCTGCTGGCGGTCGCCGCGCTGTTCTATGCGGCGGGGGGCATGGCGGGGCTGTGGGCCGAAAGCCTGACCGCGATCCTGGCCGGGCGGATCGTGCTGGGGATCGGCGTGGCGGGCACGATGACCCTTGCGATGGCCTGGGCGGCCGACCTGTGGCAGGGACCGGCGCGGGCGCGGTTCATGGGGATGCAGGGCGCGGCGATCTCGGCGGGCGGCATCGTGTTCATGCTGCTGGGCGGGGCGATGGCGCTGCTGCACTGGCGCGGCGCCTTTGCCGTCTATGGCCTGGTGCTGCCGGTGGCGGCCTTCGCGCTGTGGGCCCTGGCGCCCGAGGCGCGGTCGATCCGCACCCGCAGGGCGGCGGCGCGGGCGGGCGGCACGGTGCCGCAGGCGGGGGACGGGACGTTCCCCTGGGGGGCGTATCTGTTCGTCGGGCCGCTGGCCTTCCTGTTCATGGTGGCCTTCTACGTGACGCCGACCCGGCTGCCCTTCCTGCTGGAGGATCTGGGCGTCAGCAACACGCTGGCCGTGGGCGCGATCATGGCCGTGCTGACACTGGTGTCGATGCCGGTCGCGCTGCTTTACGGGCATATCCGGCGGCATGTGTCGGCCTTCGGCGTCTTTGCCTGGAGTTTTGCGCTGATGGGCGCCGCGCTGCTGGCGCATTCGCAGGCGACAGGGTGGCAGGGGGTTCTGCTGGGCTCGGTCCTGGCGGGGCTGGCCATGGGACCGTCGATGGCCAACTACACCACGTGGTTCATGGCGCGGGTTCCCGCGACCCAGCGGGGCCGCGCGGCGGGAATGCTGACCACGGCCTTCTTCCTGGGGCAGTTCGCATCGCCGCTGGTGTCGGCGCCGCTGGTGGCGACCTTCGGGTTGCAGGGCGCCTTCGCGGTGCTGGGGCTGGGGCTGGTGGCCATCGCCGGTGGCGTGGCGGCGGCCGGAACGATGCGGCGCGATCCGGTGGCGGCCTGA